From a region of the Leptospira venezuelensis genome:
- a CDS encoding DUF350 domain-containing protein: MDFVWKYISLLGKDLAFFVLGFLVFYIGKKLKDWTEPRKLDEELVKSDNSALALSLSGYYIGVIILFITIVSHPGEKGDLLGDLFQVSSFSILGVILLLLSQKINDGLILGGIDAIEEIYEKRNLAVASVLFGGTIASSFFIAAALNGDIGEKVFPQGLGIAVSPLVEKTIIGSIISVIFFSVGQIGMILFSVYYKIWIPYKLRLELEEKQNLAAGTAFAGALLAIGILLTRALFREFESLYQTGILLLLDLGLAFIIIPILHFFADWVVLPGSTLQEEIERDQNFGAGLLEAVVLVSFSAIIFFAV, translated from the coding sequence ATGGATTTCGTTTGGAAATATATTTCTTTACTAGGTAAGGATCTTGCCTTTTTCGTTTTAGGCTTTTTAGTCTTTTACATCGGCAAAAAACTCAAGGACTGGACGGAACCTCGTAAGTTAGACGAGGAATTAGTAAAATCCGATAATAGCGCGCTCGCTCTGAGCTTATCCGGCTATTATATCGGGGTCATCATATTATTTATCACAATAGTTTCTCATCCTGGAGAAAAGGGAGATTTACTCGGAGATCTTTTCCAAGTGTCTTCTTTTTCTATCTTAGGAGTAATACTTCTTCTTCTTTCCCAAAAAATCAACGATGGACTGATTTTAGGCGGGATAGATGCAATCGAAGAAATATATGAAAAAAGAAACTTAGCTGTTGCGTCAGTTCTATTTGGCGGAACAATCGCAAGTTCATTCTTTATAGCAGCTGCATTGAACGGAGATATAGGAGAGAAGGTTTTCCCACAGGGATTAGGTATAGCTGTTTCTCCTCTTGTGGAGAAAACAATCATAGGATCAATTATCTCTGTAATTTTCTTCTCAGTGGGACAGATCGGAATGATCTTATTCTCAGTATATTATAAAATTTGGATCCCTTATAAACTCAGATTAGAGTTGGAAGAAAAACAAAACCTTGCGGCTGGAACTGCATTTGCAGGAGCGTTGCTTGCGATCGGGATCTTACTTACTAGAGCATTGTTTAGGGAATTTGAATCTTTATACCAAACAGGGATCTTACTACTATTGGATCTAGGACTTGCATTCATAATCATTCCTATTTTGCATTTTTTTGCAGACTGGGTGGTATTGCCTGGCTCAACATTACAGGAAGAAATAGAAAGAGATCAAAATTTCGGAGCAGGGCTTTTGGAAGCGGTGGTGCTTGTATCCTTCTCCGCTATTATATTTTTTGCGGTCTGA
- the rfaD gene encoding ADP-glyceromanno-heptose 6-epimerase: MGMKRVIVTGGAGLIGSNVVRLLNEQGISNILVVDHLGLTNKWKNLRGLEYTDYLEKEEFLQKVQTTDILKDYSHIFHLGACSSTTETDASYLIRNNYEYTKILAEESLRRKIQFLYASSAATYGEGQFGYDDKTPIHPLKPLNMYGYSKHMFDLYALKKGFLDQITGVKYFNIFGFGEAHKGDMRSVVLKGYEQISSEGKLKLFKSYRPDYKNGEQKRDFLYVKDAAKISLFLLENRKFGLYNVGRGQAETWNSLASALFKAMGKPENIEYMEMPESLKAKYQYYTKAETQKLISSGYKEGFTDLETAIADYVDLLKKEE, from the coding sequence ATGGGAATGAAACGAGTAATCGTTACCGGCGGAGCCGGACTGATAGGAAGTAATGTAGTTAGACTTCTAAACGAGCAGGGGATTTCAAATATCCTTGTAGTAGACCATTTGGGCCTGACTAACAAATGGAAAAACCTTAGAGGTTTGGAATATACAGATTATTTAGAAAAAGAAGAGTTCCTTCAAAAAGTTCAAACTACAGATATTTTAAAAGATTATTCTCATATCTTCCATTTAGGAGCCTGTTCTTCTACAACGGAGACTGATGCTTCTTATTTGATCCGAAATAACTACGAATATACAAAGATATTAGCAGAAGAGTCTCTTCGCAGAAAAATCCAATTTTTGTATGCTTCTTCTGCGGCCACGTATGGAGAAGGGCAGTTTGGATATGATGATAAGACCCCGATCCATCCTCTAAAACCTTTGAATATGTATGGATACTCCAAACATATGTTCGATCTATACGCCTTAAAAAAAGGATTCTTGGATCAAATCACTGGTGTGAAATACTTCAATATCTTCGGGTTTGGGGAGGCCCATAAAGGAGATATGAGATCCGTTGTTTTAAAAGGATACGAACAGATCTCTTCAGAAGGAAAATTGAAATTATTCAAATCCTATCGCCCAGACTATAAGAATGGCGAACAAAAACGGGATTTTCTCTATGTAAAGGACGCGGCCAAGATTAGCTTATTCCTTTTGGAAAATCGTAAATTCGGTTTATATAATGTTGGAAGAGGACAAGCTGAAACTTGGAATTCACTCGCATCTGCTTTATTCAAAGCAATGGGAAAACCTGAAAATATTGAATATATGGAAATGCCTGAAAGTTTAAAGGCAAAATACCAATATTATACGAAGGCAGAGACCCAAAAACTGATCTCAAGTGGTTACAAAGAAGGTTTTACTGATTTGGAAACTGCGATTGCGGATTACGTGGATTTGCTGAAAAAAGAAGAGTAA
- the queG gene encoding tRNA epoxyqueuosine(34) reductase QueG, translated as MLLESKELLDELKDIAMTNGFQLFGVGPASVPSEDKENILHWVGEGRHGNMDWYPKNMNLRLELEGLGFKPESVIALGALYNDPEYENLDLPYRFSRYAMGEDYHSVLRKKASDLLEFLRKKFPNQKFRQGVDSLPVPEKILAREAGVGWIGKNTNLIHEEYGSFFFISLIFTDLPTSFISIQAKDRCGTCRACIDSCPTGALEPYKIDARKCISYKTIEDRSENVDSLHGWVYGCDICQEICPWNQVKARKKGWKTEIGEFKIRELFKKENLSDLDEKEFKNHFKDSAVSRISYKQMKRNLTVWERDSSKFGR; from the coding sequence ATGCTTCTTGAAAGTAAAGAACTTCTGGATGAACTGAAAGATATTGCGATGACGAATGGGTTCCAATTATTTGGAGTGGGACCTGCTTCTGTTCCTTCAGAAGACAAAGAAAACATACTTCATTGGGTCGGAGAAGGCCGTCATGGAAATATGGATTGGTATCCTAAAAACATGAACCTTCGATTAGAATTAGAAGGACTTGGATTTAAACCTGAATCGGTGATTGCATTAGGCGCATTATATAATGATCCTGAATATGAAAACTTAGATCTGCCTTATCGATTTTCCAGGTATGCTATGGGAGAAGATTATCATTCCGTTCTTCGTAAAAAAGCTTCTGATCTATTAGAATTTTTAAGGAAGAAGTTCCCAAACCAAAAATTCAGACAAGGTGTAGATTCTCTCCCTGTTCCCGAAAAAATTTTAGCAAGGGAAGCTGGGGTTGGTTGGATCGGAAAAAATACAAATTTAATTCATGAAGAATATGGATCCTTCTTCTTTATCAGTTTAATTTTTACAGATCTTCCTACAAGTTTCATTTCCATCCAAGCAAAGGACAGATGCGGGACTTGCAGGGCATGCATCGATTCTTGTCCAACAGGTGCTTTGGAACCTTATAAAATTGATGCTCGTAAATGTATTTCTTATAAAACGATAGAAGATAGATCCGAGAATGTTGATTCTCTACATGGTTGGGTATACGGCTGCGATATCTGCCAAGAGATTTGCCCTTGGAATCAGGTAAAAGCCCGCAAGAAGGGTTGGAAAACGGAGATAGGAGAATTTAAGATCCGAGAACTTTTCAAAAAAGAAAATCTCTCGGATCTAGATGAAAAGGAATTCAAGAACCATTTTAAAGATTCAGCTGTGAGTAGGATCTCCTACAAACAGATGAAAAGAAATCTAACTGTTTGGGAAAGAGATTCTTCCAAATTTGGAAGATAA
- a CDS encoding SDR family NAD(P)-dependent oxidoreductase, giving the protein MNIAIVTGASNGIGKNTAIELGKKGIGVILTYHSDKKGAEDVVKEVEKYGSKAVSLKLDLSQKSSFETFAELVKMNLEDIWKRKTFDYLVNNGGVGGGVPFTEITEEYFDQMLNTNFKGPFFLTQHLVKIIEDNGRIVNTSSSASHGSFVGYSAYGASKAALTSWTKYLAKELSPRKIRVNSISPGPVHTNLGGGAFDKHPEYIQPIADQTALGRIGSPDDIAKVIVNLLSDEFSWVTAQDLEVSGGFLL; this is encoded by the coding sequence ATGAATATTGCAATCGTCACAGGAGCAAGTAACGGGATCGGAAAAAATACCGCGATCGAACTAGGTAAAAAAGGGATTGGTGTAATTCTTACTTATCATTCGGATAAGAAAGGCGCAGAAGATGTAGTAAAAGAAGTGGAGAAATACGGCTCAAAAGCAGTAAGTCTTAAATTAGATCTTAGTCAAAAGTCTTCCTTTGAAACTTTTGCTGAGCTTGTAAAAATGAATCTAGAAGATATTTGGAAGAGAAAAACTTTTGATTACTTGGTAAATAACGGAGGTGTCGGAGGAGGGGTGCCTTTTACAGAGATTACAGAGGAATATTTCGATCAAATGCTAAACACGAATTTTAAAGGGCCATTTTTCTTAACACAGCATCTTGTTAAAATTATAGAAGATAACGGAAGAATCGTGAATACATCCAGTTCAGCAAGTCACGGATCCTTTGTAGGGTATTCCGCTTATGGTGCTTCGAAAGCTGCTTTGACTTCTTGGACTAAGTATCTTGCAAAAGAACTTTCTCCTAGAAAGATAAGAGTGAATTCAATCTCTCCAGGTCCAGTTCATACAAATCTTGGAGGAGGAGCATTTGATAAACATCCAGAGTACATCCAACCTATAGCGGATCAGACTGCTTTAGGAAGAATTGGAAGTCCGGATGATATAGCTAAGGTTATTGTGAATTTGTTGTCCGACGAGTTTTCTTGGGTGACTGCTCAGGATTTAGAGGTGTCAGGAGGATTTTTGCTATAG
- a CDS encoding AraC family transcriptional regulator: protein MKEILKEIAELTIQATTKPTKTELPKVLLIKGEVSEHQLAAVYEPMIGLVVQGGKTISIGDQTIQLKAPSYFVISADIPATGKVQQGKTGPYISLGLELDQDSILDLLNDLPKDPSEENAENEFIACEASTEFLEVWVRMLRLLKTPEHIPALAPIYEREILYRVLLGPQGWRLRKFCQTQGKGPTIYPAIRWIRENYTASMEIKRLAAKSRLGVTTFHRQFKQITGLSPIQFQKQLRLLEARKLLVHSAYSASRAAFEVGYESVTQFNREYSRFFGNSPVRDASNLREKIALTRY, encoded by the coding sequence ATGAAGGAAATTCTGAAAGAGATTGCTGAACTAACAATCCAGGCAACAACAAAACCAACTAAAACGGAACTCCCAAAAGTATTACTTATAAAAGGAGAAGTATCCGAACACCAACTTGCGGCGGTCTACGAACCTATGATCGGTTTAGTCGTGCAAGGAGGGAAAACGATCTCGATAGGAGATCAAACTATTCAATTAAAGGCGCCTTCTTATTTTGTAATTTCCGCTGATATCCCGGCCACAGGAAAAGTTCAACAAGGCAAAACTGGACCTTACATTTCTTTGGGACTCGAATTGGACCAGGACTCCATTTTAGATTTATTAAATGATCTTCCTAAAGATCCTTCAGAAGAAAATGCAGAGAATGAGTTCATAGCCTGCGAAGCGTCTACTGAATTTTTAGAAGTTTGGGTTAGAATGCTCCGACTTCTTAAAACACCAGAACATATTCCTGCCCTTGCTCCTATCTATGAAAGAGAAATATTATATAGAGTCCTTCTTGGTCCCCAAGGATGGCGTTTGAGAAAATTTTGCCAAACTCAAGGAAAAGGACCGACTATCTATCCTGCAATTCGATGGATCAGAGAAAATTATACTGCCTCAATGGAGATTAAACGATTAGCGGCAAAATCCAGATTGGGAGTTACAACATTTCATAGACAATTTAAACAGATAACAGGCCTAAGTCCTATTCAATTCCAAAAACAACTCAGATTGCTCGAAGCGAGAAAACTTTTAGTCCATAGTGCTTATTCCGCGTCACGCGCTGCCTTCGAAGTTGGATACGAAAGTGTTACTCAATTCAATCGAGAATATTCCAGGTTTTTCGGGAACTCTCCAGTAAGAGATGCTTCCAACCTAAGAGAAAAAATAGCATTGACGAGGTACTAA
- a CDS encoding Pr6Pr family membrane protein codes for MQTSKQNLTLARLVFGSTALVCFVGVLLELWYAYNHQSSLPPNAGFTRTFGPGFDSLLNQFSFFTTQSNLILGITTLLLALNLDRTSSNFHIWRLIGIIDITITGIVFNFVLQTVPKNDLIADTASRLEHDIAPIIAVIGWIIFGPARTVTLRRILIAAILPIVYAIFTLARGAIQEWYPYNIMDVPRLGYSGVMINIIGIFVLFLLIAGFLALVDKLLSSKFGRISFPNS; via the coding sequence ATGCAAACTTCTAAACAGAATCTCACTTTAGCGCGCTTAGTATTCGGTTCTACCGCTCTAGTTTGTTTTGTAGGTGTTCTATTAGAACTTTGGTATGCCTACAATCATCAATCCTCTCTTCCACCAAACGCAGGTTTCACCCGCACATTTGGTCCCGGCTTTGATAGTTTGCTAAATCAATTTTCATTTTTTACAACCCAATCCAATTTAATCTTAGGGATCACCACTCTCCTTCTTGCATTGAATTTGGATCGAACATCTTCTAATTTTCATATTTGGAGGTTGATAGGGATCATTGATATTACGATTACTGGAATTGTTTTTAACTTCGTTTTACAGACTGTTCCTAAAAATGATCTCATTGCAGATACTGCGAGTAGATTAGAACACGATATTGCTCCTATAATAGCTGTGATTGGTTGGATTATCTTCGGACCAGCAAGAACAGTCACGTTACGCAGGATTTTAATAGCTGCCATTCTTCCTATTGTATACGCTATATTCACTCTAGCAAGAGGAGCAATTCAGGAATGGTATCCATATAATATTATGGATGTTCCTCGACTTGGTTATTCAGGGGTCATGATCAATATTATAGGGATTTTTGTTCTGTTTTTATTGATCGCGGGATTTTTGGCGTTAGTAGATAAACTTTTATCTTCCAAATTTGGAAGAATCTCTTTCCCAAACAGTTAG
- the map gene encoding type I methionyl aminopeptidase yields MIYIKNKTEIEKMRAAGKLAAALLDYISGFIQPGISTLAINDLCEEFTKKNGGKSAPLGYKGFPKSVCTSINEVVCHGIPKAIDVLKEGDIVNVDVTPIVDGYHGDSSRTFIVGGKTSPEVERLVKDAERAMWIGIEQVKPGNRVSDISNAIDDYLTPKGYGIVKDLMGHGIGRGFHEEPQIPHYRSGRKLAKLEPGMTFTIEPMVNLGTWEVIFSKKDGWTVTTKDGKWSAQFEHTILVTEKGYEILTQA; encoded by the coding sequence TTGATCTACATCAAGAACAAGACTGAAATCGAGAAAATGAGGGCGGCGGGCAAATTAGCCGCCGCGCTTCTGGACTATATCTCCGGGTTTATTCAACCCGGTATTAGTACTCTTGCGATCAATGATCTCTGCGAAGAGTTCACTAAGAAGAATGGAGGCAAGTCGGCTCCATTAGGTTACAAGGGTTTTCCGAAATCAGTATGTACTTCCATCAACGAAGTCGTTTGTCATGGGATACCTAAAGCAATCGATGTTCTGAAAGAAGGAGATATCGTTAACGTAGACGTGACTCCTATCGTAGATGGATATCATGGTGATAGTTCTCGTACTTTTATAGTAGGTGGTAAAACTTCTCCGGAAGTGGAACGTCTCGTTAAAGATGCAGAACGTGCTATGTGGATTGGGATAGAACAGGTAAAGCCTGGAAATCGTGTAAGCGATATATCAAATGCGATCGATGATTACCTGACTCCTAAAGGATATGGGATCGTTAAAGATCTAATGGGCCACGGAATAGGAAGAGGTTTCCATGAAGAACCTCAAATTCCTCATTATCGTTCCGGCCGTAAACTAGCCAAACTCGAACCTGGAATGACATTCACTATAGAACCAATGGTGAATTTAGGGACTTGGGAAGTGATTTTTTCTAAAAAGGATGGATGGACTGTGACCACAAAGGACGGAAAATGGTCCGCTCAGTTCGAACATACCATTCTTGTCACTGAAAAAGGCTATGAAATTTTGACCCAAGCATAG
- a CDS encoding A/G-specific adenine glycosylase — MPAGLKQKVTDLPTYEFDPKTNLKLRSWFLKEKRDLAFRKNRTPYSTWVSEIMLQQTRVAAMLPLYEKFMHRFPKPEDLAIAEEEEVFRYWQGLGYYSRAKNLLAGVQKLVNEFGGKFPKTLEDALSLPGVGPYTARAILSISYNLPFAVLDGNAKRVLSRLVMFKESGPKADPVLQKIADSFLNLEFPGDHNEAVMELGARICIPKPLCTQCPLQNDCIAYRNGVQEEIPVIEKKKKEIPLNIRFYILKTKQGILLVRYPERRFFKTIYSLPFSFEGKNPYEADPVLDWNLKSFDLGIKFKHTITHHKIQGFVSETALDQKLERKILENFHKIRPSIEIKYCNWKNLETEFPSSIAKKIKQTLAKDGAVLPGLDN, encoded by the coding sequence ATGCCCGCCGGTTTGAAACAAAAAGTAACCGATCTTCCGACTTACGAATTCGATCCTAAAACGAATTTAAAGCTTAGAAGTTGGTTCTTAAAAGAAAAACGAGACCTGGCATTTCGAAAAAACAGAACACCATATTCAACTTGGGTAAGTGAGATTATGCTGCAACAGACAAGAGTTGCAGCGATGCTCCCTCTCTATGAAAAGTTTATGCATCGATTTCCCAAACCGGAAGATCTTGCGATCGCGGAGGAAGAGGAAGTATTCCGTTACTGGCAAGGACTTGGTTATTATTCCCGAGCCAAAAATCTTTTGGCCGGAGTTCAGAAACTAGTCAATGAATTCGGTGGCAAATTTCCAAAAACCTTAGAAGACGCACTTTCTCTTCCTGGAGTGGGGCCTTATACGGCAAGAGCTATTCTTTCTATTTCTTATAATTTACCTTTTGCTGTTTTGGATGGGAATGCAAAAAGGGTTCTTTCTCGATTGGTCATGTTCAAAGAGTCAGGTCCTAAAGCGGATCCGGTTTTACAAAAGATTGCGGATTCATTTTTGAATCTTGAGTTCCCGGGAGATCATAACGAAGCAGTAATGGAGTTAGGAGCCCGCATCTGTATTCCAAAACCTTTATGTACCCAATGTCCTCTTCAAAATGATTGTATAGCTTACCGAAATGGTGTCCAAGAAGAGATCCCGGTAATAGAAAAGAAGAAGAAGGAAATCCCATTAAATATCCGTTTTTATATACTAAAGACCAAACAGGGAATTTTACTGGTCCGCTATCCAGAGAGAAGATTTTTTAAAACAATATATTCTCTTCCTTTTTCGTTCGAAGGAAAAAATCCTTATGAAGCAGATCCCGTTTTGGATTGGAATTTAAAATCTTTTGATCTTGGAATCAAATTTAAACACACGATTACTCATCATAAGATCCAAGGTTTTGTTTCTGAAACAGCATTGGATCAAAAATTAGAGAGAAAAATTTTAGAAAATTTTCACAAAATTCGGCCATCAATAGAAATCAAATACTGCAATTGGAAAAACTTGGAGACTGAATTTCCTTCTTCTATTGCAAAAAAAATAAAACAGACTCTGGCTAAAGACGGAGCTGTTTTACCAGGTTTAGATAATTGA
- a CDS encoding LIC_11502 family protein, whose translation MQEGEETSLHSISGGIPLQELLSAAKEAGLDLPKERTRPLGRILLAGLLGALRGFEERGLSPFLPTHKYIFAEIVSDLTDAYSILSQESDEKMILQAACDFGIKKVYHLEWKLYSSHDLF comes from the coding sequence ATGCAGGAAGGAGAAGAAACATCCTTACATTCTATATCGGGAGGAATTCCTCTCCAAGAACTTTTAAGCGCAGCAAAAGAAGCTGGCTTGGATCTTCCTAAAGAAAGAACAAGACCCTTGGGTAGGATTTTACTCGCAGGACTTTTAGGGGCGCTGCGAGGTTTTGAGGAGAGAGGACTTTCTCCCTTCTTACCAACTCATAAATACATTTTTGCTGAGATCGTTTCGGACCTAACCGACGCTTATTCTATCTTGTCCCAAGAGTCGGATGAAAAGATGATTTTACAAGCAGCTTGCGACTTCGGCATCAAAAAAGTATATCACCTAGAATGGAAATTATACTCTTCCCACGATCTATTCTAA
- a CDS encoding UbiD family decarboxylase, with amino-acid sequence MNIRSTSEFVKELSKKGELLEIKEEVDPILEIAEIQRRVVAKRGPALLFSNVKGSRFSVATNLYGSESRIKIAFGEDPVKFIQKIAYTAKHLMPPTPKKVWEARSLAWTALKVGLRKVSKAPILDSELQSLDELPALKSWPKDAGRFITLPLVYTESPKTGKGNLGMYRIQFHGAKLTGMHIQIHRGGGFHYSEAEAEGNALPAHIYVGGPPALTISAVAPLPEEISEFLLASLLLGERLKIIKNKKISPLPIVADADFALIGKIPPKIRRPEGPFGDHYGYYALKHDYPVFEIDKIYARKDAIWPATVVGRPPQEDHWIAEYLQHLLSPMFPIVMPQVKGIWAYEESGVHSLAAAIVKERYKKEAFMGALRILGEGQLSLTKFLIVTDQDVPLMDFKTTFLAALERFQPETDLHIFSNISQDTLDYTGPKVNEGSKAVLLGVGPKTQKLKPKITSNIKNSKFKNPKVYCPGILVVSGPKYKKGDGALETLRKEAITQGFLFVFLVDNSEEATKSDHDFIWNVFTRFEPAADIYGDSKVVRNHISFQGPILVDARLKTWYPPVLEEDLKITKQVENRFGRLLDSM; translated from the coding sequence ATGAATATTCGATCTACTTCCGAATTCGTAAAAGAACTTTCTAAAAAAGGAGAACTTTTGGAGATCAAAGAAGAGGTGGATCCAATTCTTGAGATCGCAGAAATCCAAAGAAGGGTTGTTGCCAAAAGAGGACCGGCACTTCTATTCTCGAATGTGAAAGGTTCCAGATTTTCTGTAGCTACTAATTTGTATGGTTCAGAAAGCAGGATCAAGATCGCATTCGGAGAAGATCCTGTAAAGTTTATTCAAAAAATCGCATATACTGCAAAACATTTAATGCCTCCTACTCCTAAAAAAGTATGGGAAGCAAGATCTCTCGCTTGGACTGCTTTGAAAGTCGGCCTTAGAAAGGTGAGTAAGGCTCCTATTTTGGATTCAGAGTTACAAAGCCTCGACGAATTGCCTGCATTAAAATCCTGGCCCAAGGATGCAGGAAGATTTATCACATTACCTTTGGTGTATACAGAAAGTCCCAAAACCGGAAAAGGAAATTTGGGAATGTATCGTATCCAATTCCATGGAGCTAAGCTTACAGGGATGCATATTCAGATCCATAGGGGCGGTGGCTTTCATTATTCAGAGGCCGAAGCAGAAGGTAACGCTTTACCTGCGCATATTTATGTAGGAGGTCCACCTGCTTTAACGATTTCGGCAGTGGCACCTTTGCCAGAAGAGATTAGTGAATTTCTTCTCGCTTCGCTTTTGTTAGGTGAAAGACTTAAAATTATCAAAAACAAAAAGATCAGTCCTCTTCCAATCGTGGCAGATGCTGATTTTGCATTAATCGGAAAAATTCCTCCGAAGATTAGAAGACCGGAGGGACCTTTCGGAGATCATTATGGATATTATGCGCTTAAACATGATTATCCAGTATTTGAAATTGATAAAATTTATGCTCGAAAAGATGCAATCTGGCCTGCTACAGTTGTAGGACGTCCTCCACAGGAAGACCATTGGATCGCGGAGTATCTACAACATCTATTATCTCCCATGTTCCCCATCGTTATGCCCCAAGTAAAAGGAATTTGGGCTTACGAAGAATCCGGAGTACATTCCTTAGCGGCAGCGATCGTAAAAGAAAGATATAAAAAAGAAGCATTCATGGGCGCTCTTAGGATTTTGGGAGAAGGACAATTATCCCTTACTAAATTTTTGATCGTTACTGACCAAGATGTTCCATTGATGGATTTTAAAACTACTTTCCTTGCCGCACTGGAGAGATTCCAACCGGAGACTGACTTACATATCTTCTCCAATATTTCTCAAGACACTTTGGATTATACAGGACCAAAGGTAAATGAAGGAAGTAAGGCAGTTTTACTTGGAGTGGGACCTAAAACCCAAAAATTAAAACCTAAGATCACTTCTAATATTAAAAATTCTAAATTCAAAAATCCAAAAGTATATTGCCCTGGAATCTTAGTAGTTTCCGGACCAAAATACAAAAAAGGGGATGGGGCTTTAGAAACACTTCGCAAGGAAGCAATCACCCAAGGATTTTTATTCGTATTCTTAGTAGATAATTCAGAAGAAGCAACAAAATCTGATCACGATTTTATTTGGAATGTATTCACTCGATTCGAACCAGCCGCTGATATCTATGGAGATTCTAAAGTAGTTCGGAATCATATTTCTTTCCAAGGTCCAATCCTTGTAGATGCAAGACTAAAAACTTGGTATCCTCCGGTTCTAGAAGAAGATCTTAAAATCACCAAACAAGTAGAGAATAGATTTGGTAGACTTCTGGATTCAATGTAG
- a CDS encoding ArsR/SmtB family transcription factor: MAAQKLEIKKTHLDSTIRGLKAVAHPDRLKILLHLSRKEHSVGELVDALGISQSAASQHLSKMKEAGYLGSKKVSNQVFYSIKDAKFKAFAKSLLQIFSK, encoded by the coding sequence ATGGCAGCCCAAAAGTTAGAAATTAAAAAAACTCATCTGGATTCTACCATCCGCGGACTTAAAGCAGTAGCTCATCCTGACAGATTAAAAATTCTTCTCCATCTTTCTAGAAAAGAACATAGCGTAGGAGAACTCGTAGACGCACTTGGTATCAGCCAATCAGCTGCTTCCCAACACTTAAGCAAAATGAAAGAAGCAGGATACTTAGGAAGCAAAAAAGTTTCTAACCAAGTATTCTACTCTATCAAAGACGCAAAATTCAAAGCATTCGCAAAATCTTTACTTCAGATCTTTTCTAAGTAA